A single region of the Vicia villosa cultivar HV-30 ecotype Madison, WI linkage group LG4, Vvil1.0, whole genome shotgun sequence genome encodes:
- the LOC131595706 gene encoding uncharacterized protein LOC131595706 has protein sequence MTAEEVVNVHSKENSDNAAEDHHKVVTEHCNGDVRGKEISENGNVGAGVVSDSVDSDPIVTVDGNGVALEDHKVEGESRGKVITEEPCVVSNGSVDETTTVDVVEREGEIRQNGSGSDVNNVHVTDTVAEVGDDSEFTSVKNGVLDKQPNGCDVENQSEIREEVTDSVVEEAELKVKDRELESVHNGAVEENEIGVVADVDKSDRELEGRAVENGAVDGDGEGDVKEIEIPVVVEEVAVASTEPVVSVDSDVVETTESKDREKVESESVVDVDVSDEKNKVRDTELESEVGGEVSESAEKNEIHDAESRNVVDAEVSESAEKNEIHEAELKNVVDAEVSESAEKNEIPDVESETVVDAEVSESAEKNGIPDVELETAVDAEVSESAEKNEIPDVELETVVDAEVSESVEKNEIPVHDNGASDNIDVEECAVEDSQNGVEKVSSESVSDTVVENGLADVEVIAEEKVIPSDIGELERSVEISEPQVVLQGKDLAELIKSGTSDDADEGVIENEPSVDTKNIEEESEAEPSDNAVKDDDKSIEVSEPEMKNDAIGSEAEPSTETVESEVEVSNNVMQSEADPSLHVRDLKTDVVGSVAEPSVEAEPSVEAEPSLHVQDLKTDVVGSVVEPSVEVEPSVEAEPSVEAESSVEAEPSVEAEPSVEAEPSVEAEPSVEAESSVKAEPSVEAEPSVEESIQTNEDLKTSQEASASEAMDAQNMVTEVVRKPFYWLIRVPRYDDDENIKEQIQHALQQVEEKTKIRDEIRAESQTKKAMCKEYGQEFRAAVQEERASRELLKSKRQEMDSVQSTMNRLNNAISVGDIDSKIRNMEHMIQHETLPLKEEKQLIRQIKQLKQSRGELSTIIAKQDQSQSLDEKDNIEEQSKQLQLLRKDLDVLRNNVLKAEAVTKAAKKKYDEESNQVSEVLARFKTADDIRQEAFVKLQILKRKLHEKSKYFWEYKNASIKAQELAVQGKKEEVQSLCIDEAERIHEMWKNDEFRKNYLRCNTRSTLRRLQTYDGRMLGPDEEPPVIPTNTFIERASKNDSLVSRSTPEQQKKSIPTESVTVNAKDEPATKVVVQKPEISQTTNAKKPAKPAPSEKKSAVPVRRWGDESDEDKEPKEPVKTKEEEEQILKAEKARKEEEEAKLKEMKRLEEIEKAKEALQRKKRNAEKAQQRALYKAQKEAEQKEKEREKRARKKGKKKAVSTEDAVEKIEQDSAASPSSETLTRTIEESDQSEKPVEVTKRTVKPSQFIKQNKVKSLPMSIRNRGKRRIQPWMWVLIAVLVIAALFYIGNNSSLRSSFQSFGF, from the exons ATGACGGCGGAGGAGGTGGTGAACGTACACAGCAAGGAAAATTCCGATAACGCCGCCGAAGATCATCACAAGGTCGTTACGGAGCATTGCAATGGCGATGTACGCGGTAAGGAAATTTCTGAGAACGGTAATGTCGGTGCCGGAGTTGTTTCTGATTCCGTTGATTCAGATCCGATCGTTACTGTTGACGGTAATGGTGTAGCGTTGGAGGATCACAAGGTGGAAGGTGAGTCTCGAGGTAAGGTTATTACGGAAGAGCCTTGTGTAGTTTCGAATGGTTCTGTTGACGAAACGACTACTGTTGATGTCGTTGAACGGGAAGGAGAGATTCGTCAAAACGGTTCGGGATCTGATGTGAATAACGTTCATGTTACTGATACTGTTGCGGAGGTTGGTGACGATAGCGAATTCACAAGTGTGAAAAACGGTGTGTTGGATAAACAACCGAATGGATGTGATGTGGAGAATCAGAGCGAGATTCGTGAAGAAGTTACTGATTCTGTTGTAGAGGAGGCAGAATTGAAGGTTAAGGATCGCGAATTGGAGAGTGTTCATAACGGTGCCGTTGAGGAGAATGAGATTGGCGTTGTTGCTGACGTGGACAAGAGTGATCGTGAGTTGGAAGGTAGAGCTGTTGAAAACGGTGCGGTGGATGGGGATGGAGAAGGAGATGTTAAAGAGATTGAGATTcctgttgttgttgaagaagttGCTGTTGCTTCTACAGAGCCTGTGGTGTCTGTTGATTCTGATGTGGTGGAAACAACTGAATCTAAAGACAGAGAAAAAGTGGAGAGTGAAAGTGTTGTTGATGTAGATGTTTCGGATGAGAAGAATAAAGTTCGTGATACTGAATTGGAAAGTGAAGTTGGTGGTGAAGTGAGTGAATCAGCTGAGAAAAATGAAATTCATGATGCTGAGTCGAGAAATGTAGTTGATGCTGAAGTGAGTGAATCAGCCGAGAAGAACGAAATTCATGAGGCTGAGTTGAAAAATGTAGTTGATGCTGAAGTGAGTGAATCAGCTGAGAAGAACGAAATTCCTGATGTTGAATCGGAAACTGTGGTTGATGCTGAAGTGAGTGAATCAGCTGAGAAGAACGGAATTCCTGATGTTGAATTGGAAACTGCGGTTGATGCTGAAGTGAGTGAATCAGCTGAGAAGAATGAAATTCCTGATGTTGAATTGGAAACTGTGGTTGATGCTGAAGTGAGTGAATCAGTTGAGAAAAACGAAATTCCCGTCCATGATAATGGAGCCAGTGATAATATCGATGTGGAGGAATGTGCAGTTGAAGATAGTCAAAATGGTGTAGAGAAGGTATCGTCTGAGTCTGTCTCTGATACTGTTGTTGAAAATGGTTTGGCAGATGTTGAGGTGATCGCTGAGGAGAAAGTGATTCCTAGTGATATCGGTGAATTGGAGAGGTCTGTTGAGATATCAGAACCTCAAGTGGTTCTTCAAGGAAAAGATTTAGCAGAATTAATCAAGTCAGGGACTTCTGATGATGCTGATGAAGGTGTAATTGAAAACGAACCTTCTGTTGATACGAAGAACATTGAAGAAGAGAGTGAGGCTGAACCTTCTGATAATGCTGTCAAGGATGATGATAAATCAATTGAGGTGTCTGAGCCTGAGATGAAAAACGATGCAATTGGTAGTGAAGCTGAACCTTCAACAGAAACAGTGGAGAGTGAAGTTGAAGTTTCAAACAATGTGATGCAGAGTGAGGCTGATCCTTCTCTTCATGTCCGAGATTTGAAAACCGATGTTGTGGGTAGTGTAGCTGAACCTTCAGTAGAAGCTGAACCTTCAGTTGAAGCTGAACCTTCTCTTCATGTGCAAGATTTGAAAACCGATGTTGTGGGTAGTGTAGTTGAACCATCAGTTGAAGTTGAACCATCAGTTGAAGCTGAACCATCAGTTGAAGCTGAATCTTCAGTTGAAGCTGAACCTTCAGTTGAAGCTGAACCTTCAGTTGAAGCTGAACCTTCAGTTGAAGCTGAACCTTCAGTTGAAGCTGAATCTTCAGTTAAAGCTGAACCTTCAGTTGAAGCTGAACCGTCAGTTGAAGAAAGCATCCAGACTAATGAAGATTTGAAAACATCCCAAGAAGCATCTGCCTCTGAGGCTATGGATGCTCAGAATATGGTCACTGAGGTGGTGAGAAAGCCCTTCTATTGGTTGATCCGGGTTCCCAGATACGATGATGATGAAAATATAAAAGAGCAGATTCAACATGCTCTTCAACAAGTAGAAGAGAAAACTAAAATCCGTGATGAAATTCGAGCTGAAAGCCAGACTAAAAAG GCCATGTGTAAAGAGTATGGGCAAGAATTTAGAGCTGCAGTACAAGAAGAGAGAGCTTCAAGGGAGTTGCTCAAATCCAAACGGCAGGAGATGGATTCAGTTCAATCCACCATGAATAGATTAAATAATGCAATTTCTGTAGGAGATATCGATAGCAAG ATTAGAAACATGGAACACATGATTCAGCATGAAACTCTGCCTCTAAAAGAAGAAAAGCAATTGATACGCcaaatcaaacaattgaagcaGAGTCGTGGCGAGCTGTCTACTATTATAGCAAAACAGGATCAATCACAATCTCTTGACGAAAAAGACAATATTGAAGAGCAATCTAAG CAATTACAGCTCTTGAGGAAGGATTTAGATGTGCTTAGAAATAATGTTCTGAAGGCAGAAGCAGTAACTAAAGCAGCAAAGAAGAAATATGATGAAGAAAGTAATCAAGTGAGTGAGGTTCTTGCTCGATTTAAGACTGCTGATGACATTCGTCAAGAAGCTTTTGTCAAGCTACAGATTTTGAAAAGGAAATTACATGAAAAG AGCAAATATTTTTGGGAATACAAAAATGCTTCAATTAAAGCTCAAGAACTAGCAGTACAAGGGAAGAAAGAGGAGGTGCAAAGCTTATGTATTGATGAG GCTGAGCGAATACATGAGATGTGGAAGAATGATGAGTTCAGAAAGAACTATCTCCGGTGCAACACCAGGAGTACACTGAGGAGACTGCAAACTTACGATGGCCGAATGCTTGGTCCTGATGAAGAGCCACCAGTGATTCCTACTAATACCTTCATTGAAAGAGCTTCTAAAAATGATTCTTTGGTCTCGCGATCAACTCCTGAACAACAAAAGAAATCAATACCAACTGAATCCGTTACTGTTAATGCAAAGGATGAACCCGCTACCAAGGTTGTGGTACAAAAACCTGAAATAAGTCAGACAACTAATGCTAAAAAGCCCGCAAAACCTGCTCCTTCAGAGAAGAAGTCAGCAGTTCCAGTTCGTCGTTGGGGTGACGAGTCTGATGAAGATAAGGAACCTAAGGAACCTGTGAAAACAAAGGAGGAAGAGGAGCAAATCTTAAAGGCTGAAAAGGCGAGGAAGgaggaagaagaagcaaagctgaaGGAAATGAAAAGGCTAGAGGAAATTGAGAAAGCTAAGGAGGCACTGCAAAGGAAAAAGCGTAATGCAGAGAAGGCCCAACAAAGGGCTCTCTATAAGGCACAAAAAGAAGCTGAGCAAAAAGAGAAG GAAAGGGAGAAAAGAGCAaggaagaagggaaagaaaaaagCAGTTTCTACTGAAGATGCTGTGGAGAAAATAGAACAA